In Streptomyces sannanensis, the DNA window CACTCGTCCCGTAGGTACTCCGGGGACCTCTCGCTACTTGTACGGAGTCGGCATTGAGGCCGTAGCGCGCCGGCGGGACGGGCGGCGGTGGAGATCTCTCCGTCGCGGGCGGCGGCGATGGCACAAGGCTCCCGGGGATTGGGTTCCGCCTGGATGTTCGACCCGGTGCCGTGCGCGCGGGGGTGCTCGCGAGACACCTCGTGGTCCCGCCACTCCACCAGATAGGCGTCCTCGTCGGGCGCCCCGAACCCACCGCTGAGGCAGTCGGCGAAGGCATCGAGATTCCGGCCGAAGTAGCCGCCGGGACCGTTGATCGCCTCGCCGATAACCCGCCAGAAGTCCTCCAGCGTTCTGATCTGTGTACCGTCCAGCACCTATATCGCCGTCACAGGCCGCAGAATACGACCGCTGATCTCTTCACTGGCAGGAGGCACTGGTCCGGCCTCCCCGGTAAGTACGGCGCCGCCGGCCGATGCCTGAGAAGGCGCCCGCGTGGCTGGCGCACCCCGGCCCCTTCCGCCGACGTACTCGGGCCCCTTCCGCCGACGAAGCGGAAGGGGCCCGGACCCGTTGTCACTGGCTACGCCTAGAGTCTCTCCCACTCGTCACGGTGTGTTGCCGCTGATGGGTCTCGTCAGCGTGCCGCCGGTCCGGCGGCCGTCCGGAACAACAGGGAGAACAGCGCATGGGGTGGGTGCCGGCGGGCGACTACGAAGTCGCCCTGGAGGCGGGCAAGGTGGTCTGCCGCAACGGGAAGGGCCGGCAGCTGAAGTCCGTCCCGGCCAAACTGAAGGACGATCCGGCGGTCGTCGGGCTCCGGCAACTGACCGAGTGGCTGGAGCGGCACGAACGCCGGTGCCTGGCCGACGTCGAGCAGTGGATGGTGCGTTCGCTGCCGGTTCCGACGGCCGTGCTCGCCCGGGTCTGGCCCGATCCGGCGTGGCAGGCGGCCCTGCGGGACGTGGTGGTCACCGGCGCGGACGGCGGGGTCGCCGGGTTCCTGCGCGATGTCGACCCCGACCGCGGTCTCGGCCTCGTCGACCTGGACGGCGACACGGTCCGCATCACCCCGGACGTCGTCAGTGTGCCCCACCCCGTTCTCCTCGACGACCTCGACGAGCTGCGGGAGTTCGCGGTCGAACTGGAGGTCCGCCAGAACGTGGAGCAGCTGTTCCGCGAGGTGTGGCGCCGCCCGCAGGATCTCGCCCCGGACACCACCTCCGTGGACACCTACGCTGGCGGTGCGTTCAAGGAACTGCGCTTCCTGCACGGCCGCGTCACCCAGCTCGGGTACCGGTCGCGCGGCGGGTACGCGGTCTGCCCGGTCGTCGAGGACGGGGCCACCGCCGAGGCGCGCATCTGGATCGGTGAGCACGACGGATACGACGAGTACGGCACCGAGACGGGCCCCCTGGGCTGGACCGACCCCGCGGGGCGCACGCTGACGGCCGCCGAGGTCGGCCCCGTCACGTGGTCCGAGGGCATGCGCATGGCGGCGGCGCTCTACGCCGGCCGCGACGTGGAG includes these proteins:
- a CDS encoding DUF4132 domain-containing protein, whose translation is MGWVPAGDYEVALEAGKVVCRNGKGRQLKSVPAKLKDDPAVVGLRQLTEWLERHERRCLADVEQWMVRSLPVPTAVLARVWPDPAWQAALRDVVVTGADGGVAGFLRDVDPDRGLGLVDLDGDTVRITPDVVSVPHPVLLDDLDELREFAVELEVRQNVEQLFREVWRRPQDLAPDTTSVDTYAGGAFKELRFLHGRVTQLGYRSRGGYAVCPVVEDGATAEARIWIGEHDGYDEYGTETGPLGWTDPAGRTLTAAEVGPVTWSEGMRMAAALYAGRDVENEERAA
- a CDS encoding barstar family protein; protein product: MLDGTQIRTLEDFWRVIGEAINGPGGYFGRNLDAFADCLSGGFGAPDEDAYLVEWRDHEVSREHPRAHGTGSNIQAEPNPREPCAIAAARDGEISTAARPAGALRPQCRLRTSSERSPEYLRDEWLS